The Gammaproteobacteria bacterium genome includes a region encoding these proteins:
- a CDS encoding GGDEF domain-containing protein yields the protein MTDIHLQDPAPAGKRSYADLWYAVALFLAASVAVAWGIRAQGGVLPTHDPRIAAFFLAYGLLTISIGYPHPHFGYYSFDRVSQVASILVLGPVDAAWINGLASLIYPWHRLWKGVSASSVLNASINNSGMMALMILLAGSLYTALGGPVPLLELTPRTVALLLVLVLAMQLLNDLAMLGVFRVTGLSPAKFFNVFSVCLELGSSAAAVLVAIVFNTMDREVLTLLLGVLTLGMLAIRQFANMRHRLERLVLERTKDLHEKSIELERQATQDMLTGLHNRRYADEFLARQLEGGAADASRFVIALADIDFFKLINDGYSHAMGDEVLRRIADILRARCRKTDVIARYGGEEFLLCFPETDADAAAALCEELRAAVEREDWSPLGLRQGVTISFGIAACAPGATSASLLRAADRCLYAAKRRGRNRVVA from the coding sequence GTGACGGACATCCATCTTCAAGACCCGGCGCCCGCCGGGAAGCGGTCCTACGCGGATCTCTGGTACGCTGTCGCGCTCTTCCTGGCCGCATCGGTCGCGGTCGCATGGGGCATCCGCGCGCAGGGCGGCGTCCTACCGACCCACGATCCGCGCATCGCTGCATTTTTCCTGGCTTACGGCCTGCTCACGATCTCGATCGGGTATCCGCATCCGCACTTCGGCTACTACTCGTTCGATCGTGTTTCCCAAGTCGCGAGCATCCTCGTCCTCGGGCCCGTCGATGCGGCATGGATCAACGGCCTTGCGTCGCTGATCTACCCATGGCATCGGCTGTGGAAGGGCGTTTCCGCGAGCTCCGTGCTCAACGCGTCCATCAACAACTCGGGGATGATGGCGCTTATGATTCTGCTCGCGGGCTCGCTCTACACGGCGCTCGGCGGCCCGGTTCCGCTCCTCGAGCTCACACCGAGGACGGTCGCGCTGCTGCTCGTCCTGGTTCTGGCGATGCAGCTGCTGAACGACCTCGCGATGCTGGGCGTGTTCCGCGTCACCGGCTTGAGCCCCGCGAAATTCTTCAACGTGTTTTCGGTATGTCTCGAGCTCGGTTCTTCCGCTGCCGCCGTGCTCGTGGCGATCGTGTTCAACACGATGGACCGGGAGGTCCTAACGTTGCTGCTCGGCGTCCTCACGCTCGGCATGCTCGCGATTCGGCAGTTCGCGAACATGCGCCACCGTCTCGAGCGGCTCGTGCTGGAGCGCACGAAGGATCTGCACGAGAAATCGATCGAGCTCGAGCGGCAAGCCACGCAGGACATGCTCACGGGCCTCCACAACAGACGCTACGCGGACGAGTTCCTGGCACGGCAGTTGGAGGGCGGCGCCGCCGACGCCTCGCGCTTCGTGATCGCGTTAGCCGACATCGACTTCTTCAAGCTCATCAATGACGGTTACTCCCATGCGATGGGGGACGAGGTGCTCCGGCGAATTGCGGACATCTTGCGGGCGCGGTGTCGCAAGACCGACGTGATCGCCCGCTACGGAGGCGAGGAGTTCCTCCTGTGCTTCCCCGAGACCGACGCGGATGCCGCGGCGGCGTTGTGCGAGGAGCTGCGGGCGGCGGTCGAGCGCGAGGACTGGTCGCCATTGGGGTTGAGGCAGGGCGTTACGATCAGCTTCGGTATCGCGGCCTGCGCACCCGGCGCGACGAGCGCTTCGCTGCTTCGCGCCGCCGACCGCTGCTTGTATGCCGCGAAGCGGCGCGGACGAAACCGCGTGGTCGCCTGA
- a CDS encoding arylsulfatase: protein MAQSAKRQRPNIVLIVSDDFGYGDSGVYGGGENRGMPTPNLDRMAAEGMQFLSFYAQPSCTPGRAAMLTGRIPNRSGMTTVAFQGQGGGLPAAEWTLASVLKTGGYNTFFTGKWHLGESDYALPNAHGYDEMRYTGLYHLNAYTYADPTWFPDMDPALRSMFVQVTKGSLSGKAGEPATEDFKINGQYVNTPEKGVVGIPFFDEYVEKAALEFLDRNSSPAQPFFMHVNFMKVHQPNMPAPEFQGKSLSKSKYADSVVENDTRIGRIMDKIRSLGLDKNTYVFWTTDNGAWQDVYPDAGYTPFRGTKGTVREGGNRVPSIAWGPGIKAGSRNADILGGLDYMATFASLTGVKLPENDREDKPIIFDSYDMSPVLFGTGKSERKSWFYFTENELTPGAARVGNYKAVFNLRGDDGANTGGLAVDTNLGWKGAQSYVATVPQVFDLWQDPQERYDIFMNNYTEHTWTLVTINEEIKELMQTYLKHPPRKIQSETYAGPITIAQYQRFQNLREQLAKEGFNIGLPTGN from the coding sequence ATGGCGCAATCCGCGAAAAGGCAAAGGCCGAATATCGTTCTCATCGTCTCCGACGACTTCGGCTACGGGGATTCCGGCGTATATGGAGGCGGCGAGAATCGCGGCATGCCGACTCCGAATCTCGACCGCATGGCCGCCGAGGGCATGCAGTTCCTGTCGTTCTACGCGCAGCCAAGCTGCACACCCGGCCGCGCCGCAATGCTGACCGGTCGCATTCCGAACCGCAGCGGTATGACGACCGTTGCCTTTCAGGGGCAAGGCGGCGGCCTGCCGGCAGCGGAGTGGACACTCGCTTCGGTTCTCAAGACCGGCGGGTACAACACCTTCTTCACGGGCAAGTGGCACCTCGGCGAGTCCGACTATGCGCTTCCGAATGCGCATGGCTATGACGAGATGAGATATACCGGCCTATATCATCTCAACGCCTACACGTATGCCGACCCGACCTGGTTCCCGGACATGGATCCGGCCCTGCGGTCTATGTTCGTCCAAGTGACCAAAGGTTCGCTCTCCGGGAAGGCGGGCGAGCCGGCGACAGAAGACTTCAAGATCAACGGCCAGTACGTCAATACACCGGAAAAAGGCGTGGTCGGCATTCCCTTCTTCGACGAGTACGTCGAGAAGGCGGCGCTTGAGTTTCTGGACAGAAACTCGAGTCCGGCGCAGCCTTTCTTCATGCATGTCAATTTCATGAAGGTGCATCAACCGAACATGCCGGCGCCGGAGTTCCAGGGCAAGTCGCTTTCGAAGAGCAAGTACGCCGATTCGGTCGTAGAGAACGACACGCGTATCGGCCGGATCATGGACAAGATTCGTTCGCTCGGCCTCGACAAGAACACGTATGTGTTCTGGACGACGGACAACGGCGCCTGGCAGGACGTTTATCCTGACGCCGGCTATACGCCGTTCCGCGGCACTAAGGGAACCGTGCGCGAGGGCGGCAATCGCGTTCCTTCCATCGCGTGGGGGCCGGGAATCAAGGCCGGATCGAGGAACGCCGACATCCTTGGCGGCCTGGATTACATGGCGACGTTTGCCTCACTCACCGGCGTGAAGCTGCCGGAGAACGATCGTGAGGACAAGCCCATCATCTTCGACAGTTACGACATGTCACCAGTCCTGTTCGGTACCGGGAAATCCGAGCGTAAGAGCTGGTTCTACTTCACCGAGAACGAGCTGACTCCAGGCGCTGCGCGGGTCGGCAACTATAAGGCGGTGTTCAATTTGCGCGGCGACGACGGCGCGAACACGGGAGGCCTCGCCGTCGACACGAACCTGGGTTGGAAAGGCGCGCAATCCTACGTCGCGACCGTTCCTCAGGTCTTCGATCTGTGGCAGGACCCGCAGGAGCGCTACGACATCTTCATGAACAACTACACCGAGCACACTTGGACGTTGGTCACTATCAACGAGGAAATTAAGGAGTTGATGCAAACCTATCTGAAGCACCCGCCGCGCAAGATTCAGAGTGAAACCTATGCGGGCCCTATCACCATCGCGCAATATCAGAGATTCCAGAACCTACGGGAGCAACTCGCGAAGGAAGGTTTCAACATCGGGCTGCCCACGGGCAACTAG
- a CDS encoding ATP-binding protein yields MSRTFPSLLTVFAGIALFSLAAPCVAIAANVLVLYDERRELPGLSAFDSSLARTFSSASSGSIVLYREDMDLSRLGSGDYPLRLRDHLRIKYADTKIDVVVAVMGPALDFVLRYGGAFAPEALIVFAGVDPWELHGRVLPEHVTGVLLERRFAPTVELALRLQPKTRRFVFVGGTSEFDRRLIEQAKDELRPFEQRYEFRYLTELPMPALLAELRRLPRDSVVLYSTIFRDGAGTAFVPHVAAQSITAASNAPVYGFVDQFVGRGIVGGRMYSLAEHGAEAAHLAMAVLEGSDPAGLPPQSPSNLTTIIDSRQLDRWGLREEALPPDAVMLNRQPTLWSQHKREVVAASSILSIQALMIAALLVQRSSRRRAESKLRESENRLRTMADTAPALIWMSGPDRRFVFVNKMWMDYTGLSSEDALDKTWLGQLHPDDVTRCSEAFDRSLIDPHDFTVECRLRRYDGTYRWMLCTGLARLSLKGDYAGLVGCCTDISERKETELQLQRHRSELAHMNRIATMGELTASVAHELCQPLGAILSNAGAAGMVLGKTSPALHEVQEILEDIQKDAQRAGETIHRIRSIMRKQSVTRRPVDLKGMFKDLHRLVDAEATARRIMVHSDAAGGACVLADPVQLQQVLLNLVLNALDAVSARPDGDRRIVVCVRDSDDQSVTIAVADTGHGIAPDVRPKLFQPFYTTKREGLGMGLSITRTIVEAHGGSIWAESNEAGGATFCLTWPAAACSLSLS; encoded by the coding sequence TTCCGCCTTCGACTCGAGCCTCGCTCGCACGTTCTCGTCCGCATCGTCCGGCTCCATCGTGCTGTATCGCGAAGATATGGATCTCTCCCGCTTGGGTTCCGGGGATTATCCCTTGCGTCTGCGCGATCATCTCCGAATCAAGTATGCGGACACGAAGATCGACGTGGTAGTCGCAGTGATGGGTCCGGCGCTCGACTTTGTGCTGCGTTACGGCGGCGCCTTCGCTCCGGAGGCGCTCATCGTCTTCGCCGGCGTCGATCCCTGGGAACTCCACGGCCGCGTTCTGCCTGAGCACGTGACCGGTGTGCTGCTCGAGAGGCGATTCGCACCTACAGTCGAGCTGGCGCTCCGACTGCAGCCGAAAACGCGCCGCTTCGTGTTCGTCGGCGGAACATCCGAGTTCGATCGGAGGCTGATCGAGCAAGCGAAGGACGAGCTTCGGCCGTTCGAGCAACGGTACGAATTTCGCTATCTGACGGAGCTGCCGATGCCCGCGCTATTGGCAGAGCTCCGGCGATTGCCTCGCGATAGCGTTGTGCTCTACTCGACCATCTTCCGCGATGGAGCCGGAACTGCGTTCGTGCCGCATGTCGCAGCGCAGAGCATAACGGCAGCCTCGAACGCCCCAGTGTACGGCTTCGTCGATCAGTTCGTCGGCCGAGGAATCGTCGGCGGCCGAATGTACAGTCTCGCCGAGCACGGTGCGGAAGCTGCGCACCTGGCCATGGCGGTCCTCGAAGGCTCCGACCCCGCGGGGCTTCCTCCGCAATCACCCTCGAATCTCACGACTATCATCGATTCCCGCCAACTCGACCGATGGGGCCTTCGCGAGGAGGCACTACCGCCCGATGCCGTCATGCTCAATCGGCAACCTACCCTCTGGAGCCAGCACAAGCGCGAGGTCGTGGCCGCATCTTCGATTCTCTCCATCCAGGCATTGATGATCGCAGCGCTGTTGGTGCAACGATCGAGCCGTCGACGAGCGGAGTCGAAGCTGCGAGAGAGTGAGAACCGGTTGCGAACGATGGCTGATACGGCCCCGGCCCTGATTTGGATGTCCGGTCCGGATCGGCGGTTTGTGTTTGTGAACAAGATGTGGATGGACTATACCGGCCTGAGCTCGGAGGACGCGCTCGACAAGACCTGGCTCGGACAGCTCCACCCCGACGACGTTACACGATGCTCCGAGGCTTTCGACAGGAGCCTGATCGATCCTCATGACTTCACGGTCGAGTGCCGATTGCGCCGGTACGACGGGACCTATCGCTGGATGCTCTGCACGGGACTGGCGCGCCTCTCACTCAAAGGCGACTACGCGGGTCTCGTCGGCTGCTGCACGGACATCAGCGAGCGGAAGGAAACGGAGCTCCAGCTGCAAAGACACCGCTCGGAGCTGGCTCACATGAACCGGATAGCGACGATGGGCGAGCTGACGGCATCCGTTGCCCACGAGCTTTGCCAACCGCTCGGTGCAATCCTGAGCAATGCGGGGGCAGCGGGAATGGTCCTCGGCAAGACTTCACCCGCCCTGCACGAAGTGCAGGAAATCCTGGAGGACATACAGAAGGACGCGCAGCGTGCCGGCGAGACGATTCACCGGATTCGCAGCATCATGAGGAAACAGAGCGTCACGAGACGGCCGGTCGACCTGAAGGGCATGTTCAAGGACCTTCACCGGCTCGTGGATGCCGAGGCTACGGCGAGACGGATCATGGTGCACAGCGACGCTGCCGGCGGGGCGTGTGTGCTGGCGGATCCCGTCCAGTTGCAGCAGGTTCTACTAAACCTGGTCTTGAACGCTCTCGATGCGGTATCGGCTCGCCCGGACGGTGACCGGCGGATCGTGGTATGCGTTCGCGACAGCGATGACCAGAGCGTGACGATCGCGGTCGCCGACACCGGACACGGGATTGCGCCAGACGTGCGGCCGAAGCTGTTTCAGCCGTTCTACACAACGAAGCGCGAGGGCCTGGGCATGGGGCTATCGATCACCCGGACCATAGTCGAAGCGCATGGCGGATCGATCTGGGCCGAGAGTAACGAGGCTGGAGGCGCGACGTTCTGCCTCACCTGGCCTGCCGCAGCGTGCTCGCTCTCCCTTTCGTAG